Part of the Salinigranum rubrum genome is shown below.
GACGACGCGGACGGGGTGACCCGCGGACGGATGCACCCCACTTAGTGGGCGTCGATCATCACTTCGGTCGCCTTGACCACCGCGTCGACCTCGCTGCCGGCTTCGAGGCCCAGGCGGTCGGCGGACCCGCTCGTGATGATGGCCGTCACGGTCTGCCCGCCGTCGAGTTCGACGACGACTTCGGCCATCAACCCGCTCGTTTCGACGCGCTGGACGGTTCCGGACAGCCGGTTGCGAGCACTGAGACTCATGCCGGAGAGGAGGTCGCGCGCGGACATAACGGTACCCTGACACGCCGTGGAACGTCACGAGTGACAGGGTGACGGCTCGGTCGAGGTCAGTCGCGGGCGACGAGCCGACGAGACAGGTGCGTCCGGGCGCCGTACGTCGCGTAGACGGAGAGTCCGAACGACGCTACGAGCGGCAAGAGCGGGTAGAGGTACGGCGTGCCGAACCCCGCGAGGAGCCCCACCGCGTTCAGCGCGGCGAGGACGAGCGCGGCGAGGAGCGGGAGGGTGAGCCCGCTCAGCAACAGGACCGTGACGAACTCCGCCGCGCGTTCCCCGCGCTCGTCGGTGTCGACCAGGGCCACTCCCGCGGCCGCACCGAGGACGACGCTCACCACGGTGCCGAGCGAGCCGTCGAGGGCGTACGTGTCGCGCGTCGCCGCGAGGTACTGCCCGTAGAGGACGAAACCAGCGAGACCGACCAGGAGCCCACACAGCGCGCCCTGGACGGCACCGAGCAGCCGGTTGCGCCGTCGGGCGTACCAGCCGGGGTCGACACGGTACGCGAGCGCGTACGCGCCCCCCAGCACGAGCACGGAGACGAGACTGGGGAGCGCGAAGTACGGGACGGTGAAGAGGCGGTCGCCGAGCGCCACGTCGAACGCGAGCGTCGGGACGATGGCGAGCGCCCAGCCAGCGAGGAGCGCGCCGACGAACACGACGCGTCGCCGATGGGCCGCGTGCGAAATCGAGCCGCGACCGCTCGTCATCCACCGGTAGCCGCCGTAGCCGCCGACGAGGAGGCCGAGCGGCGCGGCGAACTGAATCGAGGTCACCCACCCGGGAGCGAAGAACGCCTCGGTCGTCGCCCGGTAGTAGTTCCGGAGGAAGCGACCGAGGCTGTCGAGCAGGAACGCCTGAACCAGTCCCCACTGGAGGGCGGCGACGAACGCGTGTCGGCGGGAGGGCGACGCGGTCATGCCACTTTCGTCACCGCCGGTGGCTGTAAAGCCGTCGTCAGGTCGTCCGCAAGTGGTTCTGTTGCGGCTCGTACACCTCGCCCTTGCGACGGAGCTTCTCGATTTCGTCCTCGGCCTTCGAGCGGTCGAGACC
Proteins encoded:
- a CDS encoding TOBE domain-containing protein, with amino-acid sequence MSLSARNRLSGTVQRVETSGLMAEVVVELDGGQTVTAIITSGSADRLGLEAGSEVDAVVKATEVMIDAH